Within the Salvia hispanica cultivar TCC Black 2014 chromosome 4, UniMelb_Shisp_WGS_1.0, whole genome shotgun sequence genome, the region TTCTCAAGATTATAATATCGGAGAAACTCTTAGGCAAGTACTCACTCAAGCTAGAGGGTACTTGAGcaaagagagtgaaaaagaCTTGGGAGAAATactttacaaatatttatcaggTAGGAGATATCTCGTTATAATGGATGACATGTGGAGCATAGAGGTCTGGGATAAGATGAAGTTTTTCTTTCCTGAATACAATAATGAGAGTCGAATAATAGTGACAACTAGAATGTCAAACTTAGCTGCCCACTTGACTGATTCCAATAGCCTCGTTAAGATTGAATTTCTAGATGAGGTTAGTAGTTGGACTTTGTTCTCCAAAACTGTATTTGGGGAACAAAGTTTTCCTACTCATCTCGAGAGTATTGGAAAGAAAATTGTGGAAAAGTGTAATGGACTTCCTTTGTCTATTGCTGTGGTAGGAGGTCTAATGGCTAAATCCGAACTTACACTAGAATATTGGGAGCACATAGAGAAAAACTTAACCTTCAATAGTGAATTCAGAGAATGATGATTATTGCTTGAGAATATTGAAATTGAGCTATAACCACTTGCCTGCTTATCTAAAGCCTTGTTTTCTCTATATGGGAGTGTTTGAGGAAGACGGTGAAATTTATCCTTCAGAAATCGTCCGACTATGGGTTTCTGAAGGATTTCTTAAACCAATAGACAACAAGAGCTTGACAAAAATTGCTGAACAGTACTTGAAAGAGCTAGTGGATAGAAATCTCATTCTAGTTCATGAGTCGAAGATACTTGGTGATGTAATATGCTACAAAATTCACGATTTACTTAGAGATCTATCTATAAAAGAAGCAGAAAAACAGAggtttttttatgtattgagGGAAGAAAGTCCTCAGGGACTAATTAGCCAACAACGTATTGTTATTCCTACAAGCACTTCAGAGGAGAAAATCCAAGATGCCTTGGAATATATGCCCCATGCTCGTTCTTATCTAGTATTTGGTAATCAAACAGTTGGTCAATTCtcaaattctagatttttgaGGTTATTGCATTCGGATAATTGGAATAGTGAAGCGGAGTATTCACAACTAaatgtgtttaagttgatGAACTCGCGATACCATAGGTTTGTAattattaataagaagttTGTAATTCCTTCTTCCATCAATCTGCTTTGGAATTTAGATACACTAATTATTCTGGGTGGAGGAGGTTTGACTGCACCAACTGAAATCTGGAAAATGTATAAACTTAGGCATCTCGAGGTGTATGGATTGCATATCCCAGATCCTTCGAGCGCGGACGATGACATTATTATGATGGAGAATCTAGAAGTGAAGATGTTGTTAAAAGAATTCCGAATATCAAGGAATTGTGTATGACATATGATGGACAGCTAATTGATGGAGTGAACTATTTGAGCTGTCTTCACTGTCTTAGTAAACTGGAATCCTTGTCGTTGTGGTCCCACTCCCCTGATATTGGAAAGTATCTACAGAAGATCAACTTCCCACCCTCCCTTAAAGAGTTGTTTCTCGAGCTAGAAAGTGATTTGGAGTGGGAGGACATACTGCAAACGATAGGTTCCTTACCACTTCTCGAGAAGCTCGTATTATATGAGAGGTCGCTTCAGAAGACGTGAGTGGGAAACAATGGAAGACCAATTCCAGAGACTCAAGTCACTAACATTGTATGATTGTGGTGATCTAGAACACTGGACAATGGAAGACAGCTCCCACTTTCCACTTCTTACAGAGCTTCATCTTTCTTTGTTAAAAGAATTGAAGGAGATTCCAGTAGAAATTGGAGAAATACCAACACTCAGGTCAATTGATTGGaatattgcaatgaatcggTGGTGTTGTCAGCTAAACAGATATTAGAGGAACAACAGGATTTACATGGAGACCAACTTGACCTTCTTGTCCGCGTTAAAGTTCTGAAGGAAGATGCAGCATTAATGCAGAAGTTGGCAActtccaattttaaagttaaagtGTTTTAGACTGATGTTATCATAATTATCACTCTTCTTTTATGTGTGTTTTCCTCCTGATTCTAGTTAATTAACTCTCTCTTTCGCTTTTCCGACTGCCAAGTTGATAAGATTTGTTTGTGacatcaattttcatttctcattttggaaatttggaaTTGCTTTGGCATATATATACAGTTTTTGAAgccgaaaaaaaaattaatccagACATTTACATTAGTGATCAATTTcgattatatgtttattttgcctTTGAAATTGTTGAGTGCTGATCAAATATTCGTTTTCCAATTTGAAACGTTAAACGCCTAGAGTTTGATTCTACGAGCGAGAATGATCGGCAGGTGTTTAAATTGGCAACTTTGATAATggtagattttttttcaaatttattaattgcatgtttCGTGGTTATTTTGTctaaaaatccaattttttaaattttttcgtagggtaaaattaataaggttgtgtttttttgtttgaaattttattatgagAATTGATTTGTATTGAACTACTACAAGTATAGCTTGATAAGTAATAACTCAAGCAACTGCAAGATGGTTGAGAATTGAGATATATACAGCTGgttgatttaaataaaattaagttactaattttgattaaaatgttGTTAACTGTTACGTTTTTTATTATATGGACCAAAACATTTTTTCTAATTAGACACAAAGTTACTAAAATGTACaaaaagataattatattttgtagatTCAGCTACATTTCTAGTAAGTTTCGTGATAGAAATTTCACACAAATGTCACATTTTAGTGAATTTTCAAATTCGAAAACAAGGCGAAAAGAAAATCTTCTCTTGACGTTACGAAGCTCAAATATCAATGCTAAAGAATTTATAGATGCATATTCTCCAAAAAAANNNNNNNNNNNNNNNNNNNNNNNNNNNNNNNNNNNNNNNNNNNNNNNNNNNNNNNNNNNNNNNNNNNNNNNNNNNNNNNNNNNNNNNNNNNNNNNNNNNNTTATTTAAGGCGAGTTGCTATTTCTAATCCATGTATCAAGACAAAGTATTAGGCATGAAAGAAAAGTTTAGACACTGATAATATTTGCGGATCTGATTAATTTAGTAGGATTTATGAAGACGACAACAAAGGAGAAAGCAACGAAAAGGATGTCATCAGAGttgagaaatattaaaaatattctttacTACATCCGACCCCacgaatttcattttctggatccgccattgATTAACATCACTATCcattaacattatttccacccactttttctttatttcacttgctttactaattgtatatttaaatttatgtccATTCAAAAAGTTCTTATTTGGTGAGAGAAATTTCACACAAATATCACATTTTAGTGAATTTTCAATCCAGAAACATGGCGAAAACCATCTCaatttaaaaagaagaattagagaaaatatataaatgtaggtCCAACAGCaaaacttcattaaaattcatgatgTCGAATTGCACTCACTTTTGTGAGTTCTTTTTTTGTCAGACCTGCACTATGAGTTCTTGTTGGCAAAGGCTTGTTGGTTACCTTGGTTCGTTGATTTttatgtactactattaataaatTCTGCCCCCTCCTTTTCGAGGcgctggatccgccactgctaCCATCCCTCTGAGTCGACTCCAAAACATACTCTTTGGTTATGGCGGTCTTCTGCAGGCCACCACTATGAGTTGTAAATGAAAGAGTTAATTTTACGTACAAAGAAGATGACTCATTCAAAAAGACTAATCTATTTGGATAATGACTTTATTTATCCTATAAATCCTATATCATTTgcttttataattaatgtgagaTGTTGAGTTTGTAACCGTTGTTATCGTGTGGGCTTGTGTGGTCAAGGCCCATAGCATTCACTATGTTCGAGCCCGTATCATACTATATATAgtgttttatttacaattaaaaaaaattgatgccAGACAATAATGTCAgcattgtttattttgtttaacttAAATATTGTGTTCAAACTTTGGATTAGTTGCGGAAATAGCGCACACTGTCTCGATCGGCACCAACTTTACTTGGTTATTAAAAGAAAGGTAAACGCATTGTTGTGAGAGCTTTAGAATTAATCAAAGATTGTGATAATAGAAGGATATTTAAGTGAAGTTGGGCCAGTTTCGTGATTGTTTAATTAGTGccaatatttttagtattaaagATGAACCATCCTGTCACGCCaattatctatgcatttcgtatataaataatcataacGGGAATATTTTACCAGAGTTAAGACTAAAATTGTGTTGCTAAAATCTTATTCTACTTCATAATAACCATATTCATCATTGTTATATATGTCTAATCATTTAAACTCAAACTGTGTTTTtgcattaattttcaaaaattaagaTGGCTGCTTATGCAGCTTTGATTTCTCTTATGCGTATCTTAAAAGATATTGAAACTCATCCTTCCCCTCCGAT harbors:
- the LOC125221415 gene encoding putative late blight resistance protein homolog R1A-3, coding for MGVFEEDGEIYPSEIVRLWVSEGFLKPIDNKSLTKIAEQYLKELVDRNLILVHESKILGDVICYKIHDLLRDLSIKEAEKQRFFYVLREESPQGLISQQRIVIPTSTSEEKIQDALEYMPHARSYLVFGNQTVGQFSNSRFLRLLHSDNWNSEAEYSQLNVFKLMNSRYHRFVIINKKFVIPSSINLLWNLDTLIILGGGGLTAPTEIWKMYKLRHLEVYGLHIPDPSSADDDIIMMENLEVKIKLESLSLWSHSPDIGKYLQKINFPPSLKELFLELESDLEWEDILQTIGSLPLLEKLVLYERSLQKTTLDNGRQLPLSTSYRASSFFVKRIEGDSSRNWRNTNTQILEEQQDLHGDQLDLLVRVKVLKEDAALMQKLATSNFKVKVF